A stretch of the Bubalus kerabau isolate K-KA32 ecotype Philippines breed swamp buffalo chromosome 11, PCC_UOA_SB_1v2, whole genome shotgun sequence genome encodes the following:
- the LOC129622604 gene encoding putative olfactory receptor 1F2, whose amino-acid sequence MGVANQTSISDFLLLSFSQHPEQQPLLFGLFLAVYLVTVLGNLLIILAISSDPRLHTPMYFFLANLSFTDTCFSCTIVPKVLLNIHTQHYTISHTGCLVQMFFFMELTLLDDFLLAVMAYDRYVAICLPLHYTTIMGPQRCLLLVAASWLSSHLLAFSLCLLMSQFSFCTSHAIPHFFCDVPPLLKLACSDTHIFQVTMLTEAVLSGLIPLTCVLVSYAHIVYTVLRIPSPGGKHKVFFTCGSHLTVATLFYGTLFLLYFQPSSSYSADTGMAASVVYTMVTPMRNPFIYSLRNRHMKGALWRFFSWGKYSTQ is encoded by the coding sequence ATGGGAGTTGCAAACCAAACCAGCATCTCTGACTTCCTGCTCCTCAGCTTCTCTCAGCACCCAGAGCAGCAGCCTCTCCTGTTCGGGCTCTTCCTGGCCGTGTACCTGGTCACCGTGCTGGGGAACCTGCTCATCATCCTGGCCATCAGCTCTGACCCccgcctccacacccccatgtacttcttcctggccAACCTGTCCTTCACCgacacctgcttctcctgcaccaTCGTCCCCAAGGTGCTGCTCAACATCCACACACAGCACTACACCATCTCCCACACTGGATGCCTCGTGCAGATGTTCTTCTTCATGGAATTGACTCTGCTGGATGACTTCCTGCTggctgtgatggcctatgaccgctacgtGGCCATCTGCCTTCCTCTCCACTACACCACCATCATGGGGCCCCAGCGCTGCCTGCTGCTGGTCGCTGCATCCTGGCTCAGCTCCCACCTCCTGgccttctccctctgtctcctcatGTCTCAGTTCTCCTTCTGCACCTCCCATGCCATCCCACACTTCTTCTGTGATGTACCCCCACTCCTCAAACTTGCCTGCTCAGACACTCACATCTTTCAGGTCACCATGTTAACTGAAGCTGTTCTTTCGGGTCTGATTCCTCTCACCTGTGTCTTAGTGTCATATGCCCACATCGTTTACACTGTCCTCAGGATCCCATCTCCTGGGGGGAAGCACAAAGTCTTCTTTACCTGTGGCTCTCATCTAACAGTGGCCACTCTCTTCTATGGGACACTCTTTCTGTTGTATTTCCAGCCCTCATCCTCCTACTCAGCAGACACTGGGATGGCAGCATCTGTGGTGTACACGATGGTCACCCCCATGCGGAACCCCTTtatctacagcctgaggaacagACACATGAAGGGAGCTTTGTGGAGATTCTTCAGCTGGGGAAAATATTCTACTCAGTAA
- the LOC129623867 gene encoding olfactory receptor 1G1-like — protein sequence MVGSSSITNETSISDFLLLGFSQHPEQQPLLFGLFLAVYLVTMLGNLLIILAISSDPRLHTPMYFFLANLSFTDTCFSCTIVPKVLLNIHTQHYTISHTGCLVQMFFFMELALLDDFLLAVMAYDRYVAICLPLHYTTIMGPQNCLLLVAASWLSSHLLAFSLCLLMSQFSFCTSHAIPHFFCDVAPLLKLACSDTHIFQLMMFAEAALSGVVPLTCVLVSYAHIMHTILRIPSAGGKHKVFSTCGSHLTVVTLFYGTLFMVYFQPTSFYSADTGMAASVVYTMVTPMLNPFIYSLRNRDIKGALCRFFSWGKCSTL from the exons ATGGTCGGAAGTTCCAG CATTACAAATGAAACCAGCATCTCTGATTTCCTGCTCCTGGGCTTCTCTCAGCACCCAGAGCAGCAGCCTCTCCTGTTCGGGCTCTTCCTGGCCGTGTACCTGGTCACCATGCTGGGGAACCTGCTCATCATCCTGGCCATCAGCTCTGACCCccgcctccacacccccatgtacttcttcctggccAACCTGTCCTTCACCGACACCTGCTTCTCTTGCACCATCGTCCCCAAGGTGCTGCTCAACATCCACACACAGCACTACACCATCTCCCACACTGGGTGCCTCGTGCAGATGTTCTTCTTCATGGAATTGGCCCTGCTGGATGACTTCCTGCTggctgtgatggcctatgaccgctacgtGGCCATCTGCCTTCCTCTCCACTACACCACCATCATGGGGCCCCAGAACTGCCTACTGCTGGTCGCTGCATCCTGGCTCAGCTCCCACCTCCTGgccttctccctctgtctcctcatGTCTCAGTTCTCCTTCTGCACCTCCCATGCCATCCCACACTTCTTCTGTGATGTAGCCCCACTCCTCAAACTTGCCTGCTCAGACACTCATATCTTTCAGCTCATGATGTTTGCAGAAGCAGCCCTCTCGGGGGTAGTCCCTCTTACCTGTGTCCTGGTCTCTTATGCCCACATCATGCACACCATCCTCAGGATCCCCTCTGCTGGGGGGAAACACAAAGTCTTCTCTACCTGTGGCTCTCACCTGACAGTGGTCACTCTCTTCTATGGGACACTCTTTATGGTGTATTTCCAGCCCACATCATTCTACTCAGCAGACACTGGGATGGCAGCATCTGTGGTGTACACAATGGTCACCCCTATGCTGAACCCATTtatctacagcctgaggaacagAGACATAAAAGGAGCTTTGTGCAGATTCTTCAGCTGGGGAAAATGTTCTACTCTGTAA